The Mucilaginibacter defluvii genome contains the following window.
ACGTATTTTTGCAAGGTGTAGGTAAACGCAGCATGTTTTTACGTGGTGAGCTGATTGAGCCTTTCCACTTCAACTACTCGCAGGTAATGTACCAGCACCAACTGGATTACTGGACACCACAAAATCCTGATGCAAAATATCCTCGACTTGCAGCCAACGGCAGCCCGTCAAATACCAACAACTTCCGTCGCGGATCTGATTTGTATTTGCAAAATGCCGCATACGTCCGTTTAAAAAACATTCAATTTGGATATACCTTGCCTTCTGGTATTGCACAAAAGTTAGGCATGAAAAAGGCACGTGCTTATTTCTCAGGCCAAAACTTATTAACATTTTCTGGGGTGAAAATTGTTGATCCTGAATCTACTGAGTTTGATAATGGGCGCGGACTTGGAGGAGCGAATAGCGGCCGTAGCTACCCACTACCAGTTTACTATGGTTTAGGGATTGATTTAACTCTTTAATAATACCAATATGAAAATATCGCAACAAATAAAAACCGCAGGTTTGATCATACTGGTAAGCCTATCATCAGCATGTAAAAAGCTTGACCTTGTGCCTACCAATAATTTTACAGATGAAAATTACTGGACAAGTGCATCCAAAGCGAGCGCAGTCTTGAATACTGCTTATTCGCAACTGTTTAACAGCAGCCTGTTTTTCTATAACGAAGGTTTATCTGACAATGCCTATAACGGGCGCGGTGATAACGAAGGCGCGGCCTCGTTAGCAGCGGGCACATACGATTCTTCATTACCACGGCTTAAAAATGAATGGGGGTTTCATTATTCAGGTATAAAAACCAGCAACATTTTATTGGAAAATATTGACAGGGTTACAGGTATGGATCAAAACCTGAAAAACCGTATGAAAGCAGAGGCACGAGTGTTACGGGCATGGCATTATTTTTATCTTACCACATGGTTTGGTGACGTGCCTTTGTTCGACAAAGATCCTACAGTGGAGGAAACCAAAACCGTTAGTCGTACGCCAAAAGAACAGGTGGTTAGTTTCATTCTGAAAGAGCTGGACGAGTGTGCTGCTATTTTGCCTGTTAACACTGCTTATGATTCGGCGGACAAAGGACGTTTAACCAAAGGTGCTGCTATCGCCTTAAAAGCGCGTGTGCTACTTTATCAAAATAACTGGGCCGGCGTAGTTACCGAATGCGAAAAGCTGATGAGTAGCAACGCTAACGGTACTTACAGCTTGTTCCCATCATATGAAGGGTTGTTTTTGCCAGAGAACGAATACAACAGCGAAGTTATTTATGATATAGGTTATGTTACTGTTGACAGAGAGTATCAAACATTTTATGATATGGCACCCTTGTCAGTTGGTGGCCGCCTAAACGCCCTTGCTCCAACACAGGAACTAGTTGATAGTTACCTGATGCTTAATGGCCGTAAAATAGATGATAATGGATCAGGGTATGACGAGAATGATCCATACACCAATCGTGACCCGCGTTTAACTAACACCGTGGTTTATCATCTGTATAACTGGAAGCTGCCAAGCGGAGGTACTAAGGTAATTTATACCAAGCCAGGTACTGATCCGGATAATAATGCGCCGGATGAATACCGTTCAGGTAGTATATCATCCCCAACGGGCTATTATACCCGTAAATATTACGATCCGAAATCTCGTACTAACTTCCAGGCTGCGCTTAACCTGATCATGCTACGTTACGCGGATGTATTGCTAATGTATGCCGAAGCCAAAACAGAGCTTAATCAGATGGATGCTTCTGTATGGGACAGGACTATAAAGCTGTTGCGCCAACGGGCGGGCTTTACTGCACCGGCAGCCATTAACTTTAATGCATCAGCCAACCAGCGTGAAGTGGTGCGCAATGAGCGCCGCACAGAGCTGGCTATGGAAGGCCTGCGCATTTTCGACATTCGCCGCTGGCGTATTGCCGAGGATGTGCTTAACGGTTGGGCGCATGGTGCCCGGTTTGGCCCTGCCAATGTGGATAACGGCTACATCCGCGCCAACGAGCGCAGGTTTGATGCAAGCCGCAATTACCTGTGGCCGATTCCGCTTGACGAAAGGCTGCTTAACCCTAACCTTGGCCAAAACCCAGGCTGGTAATAATTTTTAGTTTGAACATCAATTAAAAGGATCAATCAACATGAAAAAAAATATATTCTGCATAATACTTGCAGGCATAGTAGCTACTATATTTTCGGGCTGTAAAAAGGATAAAGAACTCAGCCATACCAACGTAACCGCTGTACAGGCGCTCTACTTTCCGGAGAACGACAAATTTGTAAAGCTTGACGGCACCGGCACCGTAACCTTTGAATGGCAGCAAGCCAAAGCCGAAGATAACGGCTATGTAAGCTATGAGGTGGCATTTGCCAAAGAGGACGGTGATTTTACGAAACCGATTTATGCTATGGCATCGGGCCGTAATGGTTTTGATAATACACTGGTGATGACCTTCTCTGACCTTAACCGCGTAGCAACGCTGGCGGGTATTAAACCGGCAGAAAAAGGTAAATTAAAATGGACGGTAATTGCTTCAAAAGGCATCAATCCTAAAATTCCAACGGTATCAAATGTAATTGAAGTAGAGCGCCCTGACTCGTTTGTTACGCCTAATGACCTATTTATTACCGGCGCGGCTACCGAAGGCGGTGCGGATTTGGCTAACGCCAG
Protein-coding sequences here:
- a CDS encoding RagB/SusD family nutrient uptake outer membrane protein; the encoded protein is MKISQQIKTAGLIILVSLSSACKKLDLVPTNNFTDENYWTSASKASAVLNTAYSQLFNSSLFFYNEGLSDNAYNGRGDNEGAASLAAGTYDSSLPRLKNEWGFHYSGIKTSNILLENIDRVTGMDQNLKNRMKAEARVLRAWHYFYLTTWFGDVPLFDKDPTVEETKTVSRTPKEQVVSFILKELDECAAILPVNTAYDSADKGRLTKGAAIALKARVLLYQNNWAGVVTECEKLMSSNANGTYSLFPSYEGLFLPENEYNSEVIYDIGYVTVDREYQTFYDMAPLSVGGRLNALAPTQELVDSYLMLNGRKIDDNGSGYDENDPYTNRDPRLTNTVVYHLYNWKLPSGGTKVIYTKPGTDPDNNAPDEYRSGSISSPTGYYTRKYYDPKSRTNFQAALNLIMLRYADVLLMYAEAKTELNQMDASVWDRTIKLLRQRAGFTAPAAINFNASANQREVVRNERRTELAMEGLRIFDIRRWRIAEDVLNGWAHGARFGPANVDNGYIRANERRFDASRNYLWPIPLDERLLNPNLGQNPGW